The nucleotide window TTTCTCAGATTTGGTTAAAGACTTAATTAAAACGAAAAGAGCATCATTTTGTTGGCTGACTGATGTAAGCTTTTTAATCATAAAAAATTGATAATTAAATACTTATGTTTTTATATAGGATATTAGAAATCGTACAAAGTGGTAAAAGTAACTAAATATTTTAATCTCATTAAATACTTTTGATTAAATATAAAGTCAATTTTTTTAATTATGCAAAACAATCAAGTTCAAATATTTGATACAACTTTAAGAGATGGAGAGCAAGTTCCTGGTTGTAAGTTAGACACTACCCAAAAGTTAGTTATTGCAGAAAGGTTAGACTTGTTAGGAGTAAATGTTATAGAAGCAGGTTTTCCTGTTTCAAGCCCTGGAGATTTTAAATCGGTTTCAGAAATTGCAAAAATTGTAAAAAATGCTACAGTTTGTGGTTTAACAAGAGCTGTAGAAAATGATATAAAAGTAGCTGCAGAAGCTTTAAAATTTGCAAAATACCCAAGAATTCATACAGGTATTGGTACTAGTGATTCACATATCAAATATAAATTCAACTCAACAAGAGATAAAGTTATAGAGAGAGCTATTAAAGCAGTTGCTTACTCTAAAACTTTTGTTGAAGATGTAGAGTTTTATGCAGAAGATGCAGGTAGAACAGACAATGAGTTCCTAGCAAAAGTGTGTGAAGAAGTTATAAAAGCAGGAGCTACAGTTTTAAATATACCAGATACAACTGGGTATTGTTTGCCAGAAGAATATGGTGCAAAAATGAAATACCTTAGAGAAAATGTAAAAGGAATAGAAAATGTTACACTTTCTTGTCATTGTCATAATGATTTAGGTTTGGCAACAGCAAATTCAATTGCTGGTGTAATAAATGGAGCTCGTCAAATTGAGTGTACAATTAATGGAATAGGAGAAAGAGCTGGTAATACAGCTTTAGAAGAAGTGGTTATGATTTTAAATCAACACCCATATTTAAATTTAGAAACCAGTATTAATACAAAACTATTGTATGATACA belongs to Polaribacter dokdonensis and includes:
- a CDS encoding 2-isopropylmalate synthase, with the translated sequence MQNNQVQIFDTTLRDGEQVPGCKLDTTQKLVIAERLDLLGVNVIEAGFPVSSPGDFKSVSEIAKIVKNATVCGLTRAVENDIKVAAEALKFAKYPRIHTGIGTSDSHIKYKFNSTRDKVIERAIKAVAYSKTFVEDVEFYAEDAGRTDNEFLAKVCEEVIKAGATVLNIPDTTGYCLPEEYGAKMKYLRENVKGIENVTLSCHCHNDLGLATANSIAGVINGARQIECTINGIGERAGNTALEEVVMILNQHPYLNLETSINTKLLYDTSIMVREKMGMPVQPNKAIVGANAFAHSSGIHQDGVIKNRETYEIMDPEDVGVTESAIVLTARSGRAALAYRAKKVGYELTKIQLDEAYKAFLEMADQQKEIKDEDIHVIMKKVSNLEKSAIA